A window of Bos taurus isolate L1 Dominette 01449 registration number 42190680 breed Hereford chromosome 8, ARS-UCD2.0, whole genome shotgun sequence contains these coding sequences:
- the INFAF gene encoding interferon alpha-F precursor (The RefSeq protein has 5 substitutions compared to this genomic sequence) has translation MAPAWSLLLALLLLSCNAICSLGCHLPHIHSLANRRVLMLLQQLRRVSPSSCLQDRNDFALPQEALGGSQLQKAQAISVLHEVTQHTSQLFSTEGFGAVWDESLLDKLRAALDQQLTDLQACLRQEEGLRGAPLVKKDSSLAVRKYFHRLTLYLQEKRHSPCAWEVVRAEVMRAFSSSTNLQESFRRKD, from the coding sequence ATGGCCCCAGACTGGTCCTTACttctggccctgctgctgctcagCTGCAACGCCATCTGCTCTCTGGGTTGCCACCTGCCTCACATCCACAGCCTGGCCAACAGGAGGGTCCTGATGCTCCTGCAACAACTGAGGAgggtctccccttcctcctgcctgcaGGACAGAAATGACTTTGCATTCCCCCAGGAGGCTCTGGGTGGCAGCCAGTTGCAGAAGGCTCAAGCCATCTCTGTGCTCCACGAGGTGACCCAGCACACCTCCCAGCTCTTCAGCACAGAGGGCTTGGCCGCTGTGTGGGATGAGAGCCTCCTGGACAAGCTTCGCGCTGCACTGGATCAGCAGCTTACTGACCTGCAAGCCTGtctgaggcaggaggaggggctgcGAGGGGCCCCCCTGCTCAAGAAGGACTCCAGCCTAGCTGTGAGGAAATACTTCCACAGACTCACTCTCTATCTGCAAGAGAAGAGACACAGCCCTTGTGCCTGGGAAGTTGTCAGAGCAGAAGTCATGAGAGCCTTCTCTTCCTCAACAAACTTGCAGGAGAGTTTCAGGAGAAAGGACTGA
- the LOC618801 gene encoding interferon omega-1 — protein MAVVLSLMMALVLVSYGPGGSLGCDLSQNHVLVGRKNLRLLGQMRRLSPRFCLQDRRDFAFPQEMVEGGQLQEAQAISVLHEMLQQTFNLFHTERSSAAWDTTLLEQLLTGLHQQLDDLDACLGPVTGEEDSALGRTGPTLAMKRYFQGIHVYLKEKEYSDCAWEIVIVEIMRSFSSSISLQERLRMMDSDLNSP, from the coding sequence ATGGCTGTTGTGCTCTCTCTAATGATGGCCCTGGTGCTGGTCAGCTATGGCCCTGGAGGATCCCTGGGCTGTGACCTGTCTCAGAACCACGTGCTCGTTGGCAGGAAGAACCTCAGGCTCCTGGGCCAAATGAGGAGACTCTCCCCTCGCTTCTGTCTGCAGGACAGAAGAGACTTCGCTTtcccccaggagatggtggagggcgGCCAGCTCCAGGAGGCCCAGGCCATCTCTGTGCTCCATGAGATGCTCCAGCAGACCTTCAACCTCTTCCACACAGAGCGCTCCTCTGCTGCCTGGGACACCACCCTCCTGGAGCAGCTCCTCACTGGACTCCATCAGCAGCTGGACGACCTGGACGCCTGCTTGGGCCCGGTGACAGGAGAGGAAGACTCTGCCCTGGGAAGGACGGGCCCCACACTGGCCATGAAGAGGTACTTCCAGGGAATCCATGTCTACCTGAAAGAGAAGGAATACAGTGACTGCGCCTGGGAAATCGTCATAGTGGAAATCATGAGATCGTTCTCTTCATCAATCAGCTTGCAAGAAAGGTTAAGAATGATGGACTCAGATTTGAACTCACCTTGA